From Marivirga harenae, one genomic window encodes:
- a CDS encoding response regulator transcription factor: MNEISYPIKLLIADDHEILASGMSSILSKKEELEILGTVSNGQEVLDYLAKNEVDVVIMDLNMPVLNGIEATEIIKKNFPKTKVLILSMFDREGYIQNALDVGVDGYVLKNVSEEEIVSAVRRIMEGKTYFSQDVMAKMAMKMRVYGESEGGIKLTDTERKILQYLSEGDTSGEISEKLDLASNTISSYRKLLLQKFEAKNVSHMVKMAYEKGYLG; the protein is encoded by the coding sequence ATGAACGAAATTTCCTACCCAATAAAGTTGTTGATTGCTGATGACCACGAAATTTTGGCCAGTGGGATGTCATCTATTCTTTCCAAAAAAGAAGAATTAGAAATATTGGGAACTGTTTCAAACGGTCAAGAAGTGCTTGATTACTTAGCCAAAAATGAGGTCGATGTAGTGATAATGGATTTGAATATGCCTGTTTTGAATGGCATTGAGGCTACAGAAATTATTAAAAAGAACTTTCCAAAGACGAAGGTTTTGATCCTTTCCATGTTTGATAGAGAAGGCTATATTCAAAATGCCTTAGACGTTGGAGTGGACGGATATGTTTTGAAGAATGTAAGTGAGGAAGAAATTGTATCTGCCGTGCGAAGAATTATGGAAGGAAAAACCTATTTCTCGCAGGATGTTATGGCTAAAATGGCTATGAAAATGAGAGTCTATGGCGAATCTGAAGGTGGGATAAAATTAACCGATACAGAACGTAAAATATTACAATATTTAAGTGAGGGAGACACCTCAGGTGAAATATCGGAAAAATTGGATTTGGCATCAAATACTATCTCCTCATATCGTAAACTATTATTACAAAAATTTGAAGCTAAAAATGTTTCTCATATGGTGAAAAT
- a CDS encoding ABC transporter ATP-binding protein — MGQSVIQTEDIAKIYRMGTETVEALKSVSINIDKGEYVAFMGPSGSGKSTLMNIIGCLDTPTRGRYQLAGQDVSETSENDLAEIRNKEIGFVFQTFNLLPRQSSLENVALPLVYAGFSKSEREERALEVLTSVGLGERAYHKPNELSGGQRQRVAIARALVNNPSIILADEPTGNLDSKTSYEIMELFQYLHDQGNTIVMVTHEDDIAQYAHRIIRMRDGLVESDNINKDITRAGAETV; from the coding sequence ATGGGACAATCAGTTATTCAAACAGAGGATATAGCTAAAATATATAGAATGGGAACCGAAACAGTGGAGGCACTGAAATCAGTTTCTATCAATATAGATAAAGGAGAATATGTTGCTTTTATGGGGCCTTCAGGATCCGGCAAATCGACTTTAATGAATATCATTGGATGTTTAGATACGCCTACTCGCGGCAGATATCAATTAGCAGGACAAGACGTAAGTGAAACTTCTGAAAATGACCTGGCCGAGATAAGAAATAAAGAAATTGGCTTCGTATTCCAGACATTTAATCTATTGCCGCGGCAATCATCTCTTGAAAATGTGGCGCTTCCATTGGTTTATGCTGGTTTTAGTAAATCAGAAAGAGAAGAACGAGCACTCGAAGTTTTGACTAGTGTAGGATTAGGAGAAAGAGCCTATCATAAGCCAAATGAGCTTTCAGGTGGTCAGCGCCAAAGGGTAGCAATTGCCAGGGCTTTAGTAAATAATCCTAGTATTATTTTAGCTGATGAGCCAACAGGTAATTTGGATAGTAAGACCTCTTATGAAATCATGGAATTATTTCAATATCTACATGATCAGGGAAATACAATTGTAATGGTAACGCATGAGGATGATATCGCGCAATATGCCCATAGGATTATCAGAATGCGAGATGGATTGGTGGAAAGCGATAATATAAATAAAGATATTACCAGGGCTGGAGCTGAGACCGTTTAA
- a CDS encoding tetratricopeptide repeat protein: MNNLNFWKDWRRKYRGIYQVLLFVFFISILYSFYSQYNSYDLAFPKDTVRKTQSVELSLHNVQDFVFDLQVPARSYIVFQSFLSLDSGFELGNTYLLLAINFCCFSFLMTASTYLSRWWFIIFQSVFVIWIITLKLQFLNIFGIDNQLFTFVFVGLVLVAGYYFHAFKDDAGLFQRWLIFALILIALLSLVIIGSKVEAPVVFMAHHGIIIPVILAIIFIFNVAYDIILHILYLLAARKNNDGSSNLMHFLIISLLYLIYVGLTFAKNDNLINIEIIYLDEFLLFGVSAVLGIWGFRKRSELINKQLIFRPLGGYVYLAMGIMAFSVLTWVFRNGNDPLMDTFEDMIVFSHLGFGVLFFFYVLYNFVALLKAGHGIYPVVFRPVNIPYNLVRAVGFGIVVVLVLRVSYLPYYQAVSGYYVSLADYYQYIGEEEKATTTYKIARQYAVTSHKHNFEIGKREYEAKNWAEASTYFSQANFKRPSVQAYLNKVQAQLNANLVFEALFTLEDAQQDFPDNPYVLNLKGLVYEKLNKSDSSFIYFDAANRAAKRGLAADVAKVNRLALFAKKGIDEDLPTQATLSEGSVAYQANYLALANRKRDFIDSIQLEANKIPELLTYNDFSFIFNYNMNRSLDHQAFNSDTIGWLARFSENEAFEKSLKYASAYRLNYSGKIKDSYSYVYELENDNISDAGYYYLLHGMWLMEQKAYAEAAEHFAKAADLKMSKASTYRTIALILDERLFEAAQVYNKQLETQSISPDLFKNDPLYQFLQANPAQLPDSFKYLWVKTNSSLQEAEKDSLEMDLEKSPFLFLLKLNRAERWIKKGSEVKAKGLLMNIDLPDEETGLIIYKNNLLALLATITGDQEVAKEVNKTILSEYPYNYQLVWESSQEKQDSAALSALMERMGTENPYFEAAVLLSAEYFNAQDNPDKAYEILVESSRLNSNSTDLLKAYALQAVSMNLSSYAEKAYNDLAQQLTEKEWEEFSQTYETIKEEVEQSPW; the protein is encoded by the coding sequence ATGAATAATTTAAATTTTTGGAAAGATTGGCGTAGGAAATATAGGGGCATTTATCAAGTGCTCCTTTTTGTTTTCTTTATCTCAATTCTTTATAGTTTTTACTCGCAATATAATAGTTATGATTTAGCCTTCCCCAAAGACACGGTCAGAAAAACTCAAAGCGTGGAGCTCAGTCTGCATAATGTTCAAGATTTTGTTTTTGATTTGCAGGTTCCCGCGCGTAGTTATATTGTATTTCAGTCTTTTCTTTCCCTTGATTCCGGATTTGAATTAGGAAATACTTACCTGTTACTAGCCATAAATTTTTGTTGTTTTAGCTTCTTAATGACCGCATCTACTTATTTAAGCAGATGGTGGTTTATCATTTTTCAATCCGTATTTGTGATTTGGATTATTACACTGAAACTTCAGTTTTTGAATATTTTCGGTATTGATAACCAGTTATTTACTTTTGTTTTTGTCGGACTAGTCTTAGTAGCAGGTTATTATTTCCATGCCTTTAAAGACGATGCAGGACTTTTCCAAAGATGGCTAATTTTTGCATTGATTCTTATTGCCTTGCTGTCATTAGTTATCATTGGATCAAAAGTAGAGGCACCTGTTGTGTTTATGGCTCATCATGGAATTATAATTCCTGTTATTTTAGCGATTATTTTTATTTTTAATGTTGCCTACGATATCATTCTTCATATTCTCTATTTGCTGGCAGCTAGGAAAAATAATGATGGCAGCTCAAACCTCATGCACTTTTTGATCATTTCCTTGCTTTATTTAATCTATGTTGGGTTGACATTTGCTAAAAATGATAACCTGATCAATATTGAGATTATTTACCTAGATGAATTTTTGCTATTTGGTGTTTCAGCAGTCTTGGGCATTTGGGGCTTTAGAAAAAGAAGCGAATTGATAAATAAACAGTTGATATTTAGACCTTTAGGCGGATATGTTTATTTGGCAATGGGGATCATGGCTTTTTCCGTTTTGACCTGGGTTTTCAGAAATGGAAATGACCCATTGATGGATACATTTGAGGACATGATTGTATTTTCTCATCTTGGTTTTGGTGTTCTTTTCTTCTTTTACGTCCTCTATAATTTTGTAGCTCTACTTAAGGCAGGCCACGGAATTTACCCAGTGGTATTTAGGCCTGTTAATATTCCTTACAATTTAGTTAGGGCTGTCGGTTTTGGTATTGTGGTGGTATTAGTATTAAGGGTTTCTTACCTACCTTATTATCAAGCAGTATCAGGTTACTATGTGAGTCTAGCTGATTATTATCAATATATCGGTGAGGAAGAAAAGGCCACTACCACCTATAAAATTGCACGACAATATGCAGTCACTTCCCATAAGCATAATTTTGAAATTGGAAAGCGTGAGTACGAGGCTAAAAACTGGGCGGAAGCTTCTACCTATTTTTCTCAAGCCAATTTCAAGCGTCCAAGTGTTCAGGCCTACCTCAATAAAGTGCAAGCACAATTAAATGCAAATCTCGTGTTTGAGGCACTCTTTACCTTGGAAGATGCGCAACAGGATTTTCCAGATAATCCTTACGTTCTCAATTTGAAAGGCTTGGTTTATGAAAAGTTAAATAAATCAGACTCTTCTTTTATTTATTTTGATGCAGCAAACCGAGCCGCTAAAAGGGGATTGGCGGCAGATGTGGCTAAAGTCAATAGACTTGCTTTGTTTGCCAAAAAAGGGATAGATGAGGATTTGCCTACGCAAGCAACATTGAGTGAAGGATCGGTGGCATATCAAGCTAATTACTTGGCCTTGGCCAATAGAAAGCGTGATTTTATTGACAGCATTCAACTAGAAGCAAACAAGATTCCGGAATTATTAACTTATAATGACTTTTCGTTTATCTTTAATTACAATATGAATAGGTCATTGGACCACCAAGCCTTCAATTCCGATACCATTGGTTGGTTAGCCAGGTTTTCCGAAAACGAGGCTTTTGAGAAATCGCTTAAATATGCCTCCGCTTATCGATTAAACTATTCGGGAAAAATTAAGGATTCGTATAGTTATGTCTATGAATTAGAGAACGACAATATTTCTGATGCAGGCTATTATTATTTGTTGCATGGGATGTGGTTAATGGAACAAAAAGCATATGCAGAGGCAGCTGAACATTTTGCAAAGGCAGCAGATTTAAAAATGAGCAAAGCGAGTACGTATCGAACTATTGCCTTAATTTTGGATGAAAGATTATTTGAAGCAGCACAGGTGTACAATAAACAATTAGAAACTCAATCAATTTCTCCAGATTTATTCAAAAATGATCCATTATATCAATTTCTTCAAGCTAACCCTGCTCAATTACCAGATAGCTTTAAGTATCTTTGGGTGAAAACCAATTCCTCCTTGCAGGAAGCTGAAAAAGATTCTCTGGAAATGGATTTAGAAAAATCACCCTTCCTTTTTTTGTTGAAATTGAATCGGGCAGAGCGTTGGATCAAGAAGGGGAGTGAGGTTAAGGCAAAAGGACTATTAATGAATATTGATCTGCCTGATGAAGAAACAGGTTTGATTATATATAAAAACAATCTTTTGGCATTATTGGCAACCATTACAGGGGATCAGGAAGTGGCTAAGGAAGTGAACAAAACAATCTTGTCTGAATATCCTTATAATTACCAATTGGTATGGGAATCATCTCAAGAAAAACAAGATTCAGCAGCTTTAAGTGCTCTTATGGAAAGAATGGGAACTGAAAACCCTTATTTTGAAGCAGCAGTTTTACTAAGTGCAGAGTACTTTAATGCACAGGATAATCCTGATAAGGCTTATGAAATATTAGTTGAGTCTAGCCGACTAAATTCAAACAGTACAGACCTACTAAAGGCTTATGCATTGCAAGCCGTGAGTATGAATTTAAGTTCTTATGCTGAAAAGGCATATAATGATTTGGCTCAGCAATTGACGGAAAAAGAATGGGAGGAATTTTCTCAAACATATGAAACTATTAAAGAGGAAGTGGAACAATCACCATGGTAA